One window of Streptomyces sp. NBC_00273 genomic DNA carries:
- a CDS encoding helix-turn-helix transcriptional regulator produces MDEPARIGRRVQRMRGELGLTQRQLAEPSYTPAYISTLESGKVRPSETALRFLAARLGTSYEELATGRPAHLATELRLALTDAQQTLATGAADEAAARYRRLLAEAGELGLVAEQAEARLGLGDCALESGELPDAIGHFETAERLLADEPLPRRARPIRGRAVAHLLAGELRYACYLLESTIDELGSSGLADPEALVLLNAAIIGPYLDMGAHARAARAAELALSLAPQVSDPALVAGMHRQVARTFLAGGRVADADASLAKAQEIYGQLRLRTDLAHCHWMRGYVQAQNGELASAERELRIARDMLSARRAGLYTAQVEVELADVLRQLGRYEEAAGLLSALLELGDSHGAVHAGGAHRLLGLMAEERGEPEAAEEHYVQALALLERSGASGDLADLCRLLGDLLRRTGRVEAAMDAYRTGLGHRAAPGTTTLGPAPAAPAVRPARVSGSRWAAGPAE; encoded by the coding sequence ATGGACGAACCGGCCCGGATCGGCCGCAGGGTGCAGCGCATGCGCGGCGAACTCGGCCTGACCCAGCGGCAGTTGGCTGAGCCTTCTTACACCCCGGCCTACATCTCCACGCTGGAGTCGGGCAAGGTCCGGCCCTCCGAGACCGCACTGCGCTTCCTCGCCGCCCGCCTGGGCACCTCGTACGAGGAGCTCGCCACCGGCCGCCCCGCCCACCTGGCGACCGAGCTGCGGCTCGCCCTCACCGATGCCCAGCAGACGCTCGCCACGGGCGCGGCCGACGAAGCCGCCGCGCGCTATCGGCGGCTGCTCGCCGAGGCCGGGGAGCTCGGGCTGGTCGCCGAGCAGGCGGAGGCCCGGCTCGGGCTCGGTGACTGTGCGCTGGAGTCCGGCGAACTGCCCGACGCGATCGGTCACTTCGAGACGGCCGAGCGCCTCCTCGCGGACGAGCCGCTCCCTCGACGGGCCCGGCCGATCCGCGGCCGGGCCGTCGCGCACCTGCTCGCCGGCGAGCTGCGCTACGCCTGCTACCTGCTCGAATCCACCATCGACGAGCTCGGCTCGAGCGGGCTGGCCGATCCCGAGGCGCTGGTGCTCCTCAACGCCGCGATCATCGGGCCGTACCTTGACATGGGCGCCCACGCCCGGGCCGCCCGGGCCGCCGAGCTCGCCCTCTCGCTGGCTCCGCAGGTCAGCGATCCGGCGCTGGTGGCGGGCATGCACCGGCAGGTGGCCCGGACCTTCCTCGCCGGGGGGCGGGTGGCCGACGCCGACGCCTCCCTGGCGAAGGCCCAGGAGATCTACGGGCAGCTGCGGCTGCGGACCGATCTGGCGCACTGTCACTGGATGCGCGGCTACGTCCAGGCGCAGAACGGCGAACTCGCCTCGGCAGAGCGCGAGTTGCGCATCGCCCGGGACATGCTGTCGGCCCGTCGCGCCGGGCTCTACACGGCGCAGGTGGAGGTCGAGCTGGCCGACGTACTGCGCCAGCTCGGGCGGTACGAGGAGGCCGCCGGGCTACTCTCGGCGCTGCTCGAGCTGGGGGACAGCCACGGCGCCGTGCACGCGGGCGGGGCGCACCGGCTCCTCGGCCTGATGGCCGAGGAGCGCGGCGAGCCGGAGGCGGCCGAGGAGCACTACGTACAGGCGTTGGCGCTGCTGGAGCGCAGTGGGGCATCGGGCGATCTCGCGGACCTGTGCCGGCTGCTGGGTGATCTGCTGCGGCGTACGGGCCGGGTCGAGGCGGCCATGGACGCGTACCGCACGGGCCTGGGGCACCGGGCGGCGCCCGGCACCACCACCCTGGGCCCGGCGCCCGCCGCGCCCGCGGTCCGGCCCGCCCGGGTCAGTGGTTCTCGGTGGGCTGCAGGTCCCGCGGAATGA